A portion of the Coraliomargarita parva genome contains these proteins:
- a CDS encoding DEAD/DEAH box helicase — MANSAGRLEGLAGFEQLDIGELYYIGNRRFVERGLLYFRQFAVESLEWDEASKLMTAAVSGRRSEPYQVCLWVRGGQLGHECDCPAWDTYGGCKHAIAAAAAMFLAVQGKGVGGFQMPVDYAQALREQLGYTDVGTRPTGPAEVEKPATELQVLELYSYGGIRFRINGPVPQAFLRSVGVVLPGNAYGFSVQREFFLGDVVRALPKFLRKAKQAGIAVTLRESGGKLNLRMATRACSVCRSIDLRGREVVESLRFATAKGVPIEVLHLLADELVLAEDGTFHKVSGGSLIDRDSLARRLPLDAYNRSASLPVWRLQDIDEELALQIEGAAVPVQPVEDTALGLILDCSLWENAAAEPERLDFELLLSVDGVQVDQSIFRDLILSAVLDAYSGTLLSAKRRVSPLLDLIRRVLADAEEGDAVALERYVADYPELFSNEFRVLVIEILNRVLKLPEIMTGECHSLAADGTQQRWLAYQLDVWKVMMLLFSMTEPTSRRALNDLRDGSIPIKRGASGMDEVRRLVQVAGRLGVQVRFNELPVRTAPLSISVDTKTRGSDIDWFALHPTIRCAERTITADEWIRLIQGQLLLKGSDGALIVPEIDEGSAGGLKALAELLRSKRGTARPDFGEDAGVVASRLEMLDWIALRRLGIRMHLPPEAEVLFRGLTEFEGLGDFSVPACIRADLRPYQLEGCAWVDFLYRHRFGACLADDMGLGKTLQAIGFIAKCLDAHEAGARGAVLVVLPPSLVFNWSDEFARFAPEIKVRECLAKADWADALTDGQVVLTTYDRVRLDQRELSRHVFDVVVFDEAHNLKNVAAARTKAAMKLQRRFTLCLTGTPVENHASEYYSVMSLAVPGLFGSLKAFKESFRTSPERILGRAKPFILRRRKQAILKELPRKEEHELLLEMSTLQKEIYTRTVAEVREEIAKAYNERPEQQAGIAALAAILRLRQVCVSPELMGKQLPEPAPKFAYMADKLEELQAEGHAALIFSQFIGGLDQMERVAKERGIDLLRMDGSTPVVQRREIVESFQSGRGPAFFLISLKTGGVGLNLTRANYVFHLDPWWNPAVENQASDRAHRIGQTRSVFIQRLIMQHSIEARMVELKARKADLFRQLVDEPGVRNAKAGLQREDFEYLLYND; from the coding sequence ATGGCAAACAGTGCAGGCAGACTGGAGGGGCTGGCAGGCTTCGAGCAATTGGATATCGGTGAGTTGTATTACATCGGAAATCGCCGCTTTGTGGAGCGAGGCTTGCTCTACTTCAGACAGTTTGCGGTGGAGTCACTTGAATGGGACGAGGCGTCGAAGCTGATGACTGCGGCCGTCTCTGGCCGGCGCAGCGAGCCCTATCAGGTCTGCTTGTGGGTGCGTGGCGGACAATTGGGGCATGAATGTGATTGTCCGGCTTGGGATACCTACGGAGGGTGCAAGCATGCGATTGCGGCTGCTGCGGCGATGTTTTTGGCGGTACAAGGCAAAGGCGTGGGCGGATTTCAGATGCCGGTCGACTATGCGCAGGCACTTCGTGAGCAGCTTGGCTACACGGATGTGGGGACCCGCCCGACCGGGCCGGCGGAGGTTGAGAAGCCGGCGACAGAGTTGCAGGTTCTTGAGTTATACAGTTACGGCGGGATCCGTTTTCGTATTAACGGACCGGTTCCGCAGGCCTTCTTGCGCTCGGTGGGCGTGGTGCTCCCGGGCAATGCGTATGGATTTTCCGTCCAGCGTGAATTCTTTTTAGGGGATGTGGTCCGGGCGTTGCCTAAGTTCCTGCGGAAGGCGAAGCAGGCAGGCATCGCGGTCACGCTGCGGGAATCGGGGGGCAAGTTGAACTTGCGGATGGCTACGCGTGCCTGCTCGGTTTGCCGGTCGATTGACTTGCGGGGGCGGGAGGTGGTGGAATCCTTGCGTTTTGCGACTGCCAAGGGAGTGCCGATTGAAGTGCTGCATCTTTTGGCAGATGAGTTGGTGCTGGCCGAGGACGGTACCTTTCATAAGGTCTCAGGGGGGAGCTTGATTGACAGGGATTCATTGGCACGCCGATTACCGCTGGATGCCTATAACCGATCCGCTTCGCTGCCTGTCTGGCGGCTGCAGGATATCGATGAGGAACTGGCCTTACAGATTGAGGGGGCGGCGGTGCCGGTGCAGCCGGTCGAAGATACGGCTTTGGGTTTGATTTTGGATTGCTCACTCTGGGAAAATGCGGCGGCGGAGCCGGAGCGTCTGGATTTCGAACTGCTGCTCTCCGTGGATGGGGTGCAGGTCGACCAGTCGATTTTCCGGGACTTGATACTCTCGGCCGTGTTGGACGCTTACTCGGGCACCTTGTTGAGTGCGAAGCGCCGCGTATCGCCCTTGTTGGACTTGATTCGACGTGTTTTGGCGGATGCGGAAGAGGGCGACGCGGTTGCCTTGGAACGCTATGTGGCGGATTATCCCGAGTTGTTTTCGAACGAATTTCGGGTGCTCGTTATCGAGATTCTGAACCGTGTATTGAAGCTCCCTGAGATAATGACCGGGGAGTGTCATTCCCTGGCGGCTGATGGGACGCAGCAGCGCTGGTTGGCCTACCAACTGGATGTCTGGAAGGTGATGATGCTGTTGTTCAGCATGACGGAACCGACCAGTCGCCGTGCCTTGAATGACTTGAGGGACGGTTCGATTCCTATTAAACGCGGGGCCAGCGGAATGGATGAAGTGCGGCGTCTCGTGCAGGTGGCGGGGCGTCTTGGGGTGCAGGTCCGCTTTAATGAACTGCCGGTGCGCACGGCGCCGCTGAGTATTTCCGTGGATACGAAAACCCGTGGCTCGGATATCGACTGGTTCGCCCTGCATCCGACAATCCGCTGCGCCGAACGCACGATTACAGCGGATGAGTGGATACGCTTGATTCAGGGACAGTTACTCCTGAAGGGGAGCGACGGTGCCTTGATTGTGCCGGAGATCGACGAGGGCTCGGCGGGCGGATTGAAAGCGCTGGCCGAACTGCTCCGGTCGAAGCGCGGCACGGCCCGTCCGGATTTTGGCGAGGACGCCGGGGTGGTGGCTTCGCGTCTGGAGATGCTGGACTGGATTGCCCTGCGCCGACTGGGGATTCGCATGCACCTGCCGCCTGAAGCCGAAGTCTTGTTCCGCGGACTGACCGAGTTTGAAGGCTTGGGGGATTTTTCGGTGCCGGCCTGCATCCGGGCGGATTTACGTCCCTATCAATTGGAAGGTTGTGCCTGGGTCGACTTCCTCTACCGGCATCGTTTCGGGGCTTGCCTTGCCGATGACATGGGGCTGGGCAAGACCTTGCAGGCGATTGGATTTATCGCGAAATGCCTGGACGCGCATGAAGCCGGGGCTCGCGGGGCCGTGCTGGTTGTTTTGCCGCCGAGTCTGGTCTTCAACTGGAGCGACGAGTTCGCCCGCTTTGCTCCCGAAATAAAGGTGCGGGAGTGTTTGGCAAAAGCGGATTGGGCGGATGCCCTGACTGATGGACAGGTCGTCTTGACGACTTACGACCGGGTGCGTCTCGATCAACGTGAGCTGTCCCGGCATGTCTTCGACGTGGTGGTCTTCGACGAGGCTCACAATCTCAAGAACGTGGCTGCGGCGCGGACCAAAGCGGCGATGAAATTGCAACGCCGTTTCACCCTCTGCCTGACGGGGACGCCGGTGGAGAACCATGCGAGCGAATATTACTCAGTCATGAGTTTGGCTGTGCCCGGCCTGTTTGGCAGTTTGAAGGCTTTCAAGGAGAGCTTCCGCACCTCCCCGGAACGTATTCTGGGGCGCGCAAAACCTTTTATCCTGCGGCGACGGAAACAGGCTATTTTGAAGGAGCTGCCGCGTAAGGAAGAGCATGAACTGCTGTTGGAAATGTCCACTTTGCAAAAGGAGATTTATACCCGGACGGTGGCGGAGGTGCGAGAGGAGATCGCCAAAGCTTACAATGAGCGTCCGGAGCAGCAGGCTGGGATCGCCGCGCTGGCGGCTATTTTGCGCCTCCGGCAAGTTTGCGTGAGCCCGGAATTGATGGGCAAGCAATTGCCGGAACCGGCTCCGAAATTTGCCTACATGGCGGACAAGTTGGAGGAATTGCAGGCGGAGGGACATGCCGCGCTGATCTTCAGTCAGTTCATCGGCGGTCTCGACCAGATGGAACGTGTCGCGAAAGAACGGGGGATCGATCTCCTGCGGATGGATGGAAGTACGCCTGTCGTGCAGCGGCGCGAAATCGTCGAATCCTTCCAGAGCGGTCGTGGCCCCGCCTTCTTTTTGATCAGCCTGAAGACGGGTGGGGTCGGTTTGAACCTGACCCGTGCCAACTATGTCTTCCACCTGGACCCCTGGTGGAATCCGGCGGTGGAAAACCAAGCCAGCGACCGGGCCCACCGCATCGGACAGACCCGTTCGGTCTTTATCCAGCGCCTCATCATGCAGCACAGTATCGAGGCCCGCATGGTGGAGCTAAAGGCACGCAAGGCCGACCTCTTCCGGCAACTGGTCGACGAACCGGGTGTACGCAACGCGAAAGCCGGACTGCAGCGGGAAGACTTCGAATACTTGTTGTATAATGACTAA
- a CDS encoding Spy/CpxP family protein refolding chaperone: MPSTSSGNRNRFGILAGVLVTLILLCFAVSAITSQWMMHNDDWNHHDLEHGHKWLHHELNLTETEASAIDAFEPAYREQRAAMLEEFQAKIENLRQQLVAHDQFSPEVEHAIHELHQIHGQLQELSIRHYYQMMSVLPPEKQEILKELAGQALSVPE, from the coding sequence ATGCCCTCCACATCTTCTGGAAATCGAAACAGATTCGGCATACTCGCCGGAGTTCTCGTCACCTTGATCCTGTTATGCTTTGCGGTATCCGCGATCACCTCGCAGTGGATGATGCATAACGACGATTGGAATCACCATGATCTGGAACACGGACACAAATGGTTACACCATGAGCTGAATTTAACCGAGACCGAGGCCAGCGCCATCGACGCCTTTGAGCCCGCATACAGGGAGCAACGTGCCGCCATGCTGGAAGAATTCCAAGCGAAGATCGAGAACCTGAGACAGCAACTGGTCGCTCACGATCAATTCTCACCCGAGGTCGAACACGCCATCCATGAGCTGCACCAGATCCATGGCCAGCTCCAGGAATTGTCGATCCGCCATTATTACCAGATGATGAGTGTGCTCCCCCCGGAAAAGCAGGAAATACTGAAGGAACTCGCCGGACAGGCGCTCAGTGTGCCTGAATGA
- a CDS encoding RNA polymerase sigma factor, whose amino-acid sequence MTVNDEDVSLIAEIGRENEAALAQLMARYKEPVFHFIYRYLANPADSAEVVEETFFRVYQKAGHYTPRAAVKTWIFSIARNLAVDRLRRQKKLRGQVSLETSDAPEESVYAPIHQIDSGVADPSNQLKSREALRQIDARIRELPEKLRFPFIFCVLEDHAYDECAAILRTNRKTVETRIYRARKQLREALAGFLQNT is encoded by the coding sequence ATGACAGTGAACGATGAAGATGTCTCGCTGATCGCGGAAATAGGCAGGGAAAACGAAGCAGCCCTGGCGCAATTGATGGCGCGCTACAAGGAACCGGTCTTTCATTTCATCTACCGGTATCTCGCGAATCCGGCAGACAGTGCCGAAGTCGTGGAGGAGACCTTCTTCCGGGTCTATCAAAAAGCCGGCCACTACACGCCGCGCGCCGCAGTCAAAACCTGGATTTTTTCGATCGCGCGGAACCTGGCAGTCGATCGGCTCCGCCGGCAGAAAAAACTCCGGGGGCAAGTTTCCCTGGAAACATCCGATGCACCGGAGGAAAGCGTCTACGCCCCGATCCACCAGATCGATTCCGGCGTGGCCGACCCGTCGAACCAATTAAAATCCCGGGAGGCCCTCCGGCAGATTGACGCAAGAATACGGGAACTCCCCGAAAAACTGAGGTTTCCCTTCATCTTTTGTGTGTTGGAGGACCATGCCTACGACGAATGTGCGGCCATCCTAAGGACCAACCGAAAGACCGTCGAAACCCGGATCTACCGTGCACGGAAACAGCTCCGTGAAGCACTGGCCGGTTTTCTCCAGAATACCTGA
- a CDS encoding P-II family nitrogen regulator yields the protein MKEIKAYIRKSQLDPVIHALAKVQGLSGVSANTITGFGRSRGILRLVDFETHIKVEAVCRDELKDEVVRTILDAAQTGYRGDGKIFVADIGEAWRIETREAIANTP from the coding sequence ATGAAGGAAATCAAGGCCTACATCCGAAAGTCACAGCTGGACCCGGTCATCCATGCGCTCGCAAAAGTTCAGGGCCTGAGCGGGGTGAGTGCGAACACCATTACGGGATTCGGGCGCAGTCGCGGTATCCTGCGGCTGGTTGACTTCGAAACCCATATCAAGGTGGAAGCCGTCTGCCGGGACGAACTGAAGGACGAGGTCGTGCGCACCATTCTAGATGCGGCGCAGACCGGCTATCGCGGTGACGGCAAAATCTTCGTCGCCGACATCGGCGAAGCTTGGCGTATCGAAACACGGGAGGCCATCGCCAACACCCCATGA
- a CDS encoding copper-transporting P-type ATPase, with product MNQKSHHLAEKSCCHHNEEGHAHHHGETHAHHHSEAHAHHHDETVKPSATAKYYCPMCPGVESDKPGDCPKCGMRLERNPAYKETAPKLWTCPMHPEVQQDHPGQCPKCGMDLEPMAPSAEDDSEEEREILSLKRKMLVAGALTLPILLLAFDSMIPGLSFDRFLSPRVQAWLELLLATPVVFWAGGMFFTRGWRSILNRSLNMFTLIMLGVGAAYGYSLTAVLFPGIFPESFRMHGEVALYFEAASVITTLILFGQWLEARARRQTGEAIQSLLDLAAKTAHRLKDDGEEEEVDIDAIEKGDRLRVRPGEKIPLDGVILEGKSSIDESMITGEPLPVEKGTGEKVIGATVNQTGSFVMEAEAVGEETMLAQIVHMVAEAQRSRAPIQKLADSVAGWFVPAVVLVALIAFVLWALLGPAPALAYAMVVAVSVLIIACPCALGLATPMSIMVGVGKGAQNGILVKNAEAIERAEKITHLITDKTGTLTEGKPSVVELTPAEGIEADSLLRLAAAVESQSEHPLARAVVEKAKADQLDLPAVSDFESTTGGGVQAKLEQELIRVGKRAFIESAGIQVPARLSDAAEQLQSEAKTVIWAARDEQLLGLMAIADPIKATTKEAVEALHALGITVVMCTGDNPRTAQAVARELEIDEVHAEVSPEDKQRIVNELKQQGHRVAMAGDGINDAPALAAADVGIAMGTGTDVAIESAGLTLVKGDLRGIVGGLRLSRNVMGNIRQNLFFAFIYNAVGVPVAAGILYPLFGILLSPMIAGAAMAFSSVSVVSNALRLKRLALD from the coding sequence ATGAATCAGAAATCCCACCATCTGGCCGAGAAGAGCTGCTGCCATCATAACGAAGAGGGACATGCACACCATCACGGTGAGACGCACGCACATCACCACAGCGAGGCGCACGCACATCATCACGACGAGACGGTCAAGCCCTCCGCCACAGCCAAATACTACTGCCCGATGTGCCCGGGTGTCGAATCGGACAAGCCGGGCGACTGCCCCAAGTGCGGCATGCGCCTGGAGCGCAATCCGGCCTACAAGGAAACGGCACCTAAACTTTGGACCTGCCCGATGCACCCGGAAGTGCAACAGGACCACCCCGGACAGTGCCCGAAATGCGGGATGGACCTGGAGCCAATGGCCCCCTCCGCAGAAGACGATTCGGAGGAAGAACGCGAGATCCTGAGCCTGAAGCGCAAGATGCTCGTAGCCGGCGCGTTGACGCTTCCGATCCTGTTGCTGGCTTTCGATAGCATGATTCCCGGGCTTTCCTTCGACCGTTTTCTCTCGCCGAGGGTGCAGGCTTGGCTGGAGCTGCTGTTGGCCACTCCGGTCGTATTCTGGGCCGGCGGCATGTTTTTCACACGTGGCTGGCGCTCGATCCTCAACCGCAGCCTGAACATGTTTACGCTCATCATGCTCGGAGTCGGCGCGGCCTACGGCTACAGCCTCACCGCCGTCCTGTTTCCGGGGATCTTCCCCGAGTCCTTCCGCATGCACGGCGAAGTCGCGCTCTACTTCGAGGCCGCCTCCGTCATCACCACCCTCATTCTCTTCGGGCAGTGGCTCGAGGCGCGCGCCCGCCGCCAGACCGGTGAGGCCATTCAAAGCCTGCTCGATCTCGCTGCCAAAACCGCGCATCGTCTGAAGGACGACGGCGAGGAGGAAGAGGTCGACATCGACGCGATTGAAAAAGGTGACCGCCTGCGGGTTCGCCCCGGCGAGAAGATCCCGCTGGATGGCGTCATTCTCGAAGGGAAAAGCAGCATCGACGAATCCATGATCACCGGCGAGCCCCTGCCCGTGGAAAAGGGCACAGGCGAAAAGGTAATCGGGGCGACCGTCAACCAAACGGGCAGTTTCGTCATGGAGGCCGAAGCCGTCGGGGAGGAAACCATGCTCGCGCAGATCGTCCACATGGTCGCCGAAGCCCAACGCAGCCGCGCGCCGATCCAGAAACTGGCCGACTCGGTGGCAGGTTGGTTCGTACCGGCCGTCGTGCTCGTCGCGCTCATCGCCTTTGTCCTGTGGGCCCTCCTCGGCCCCGCTCCGGCCCTGGCCTACGCCATGGTCGTGGCGGTCTCCGTCCTCATCATCGCCTGCCCCTGTGCACTGGGCCTGGCCACCCCCATGTCGATCATGGTGGGCGTCGGCAAGGGCGCGCAGAACGGGATTCTGGTCAAGAATGCCGAGGCCATCGAACGCGCGGAGAAGATCACCCACTTAATCACCGACAAGACCGGCACCCTGACCGAAGGCAAGCCGTCGGTGGTCGAGCTCACCCCCGCCGAAGGGATCGAAGCCGACAGCCTGCTCCGCCTCGCGGCGGCCGTCGAATCGCAGTCCGAACACCCGCTGGCCCGTGCCGTGGTCGAAAAAGCCAAAGCGGATCAACTCGATCTGCCCGCCGTATCGGACTTCGAAAGCACGACCGGCGGCGGCGTGCAGGCGAAGCTGGAGCAAGAACTCATTCGTGTCGGCAAGCGCGCCTTTATCGAATCGGCGGGCATACAAGTCCCGGCTCGCTTGAGCGATGCCGCCGAACAGCTGCAATCGGAAGCCAAAACCGTCATCTGGGCCGCCCGTGACGAGCAGCTGCTCGGACTCATGGCCATCGCCGATCCGATCAAAGCAACCACGAAAGAAGCGGTCGAGGCACTGCACGCACTCGGCATCACCGTGGTCATGTGCACCGGCGACAATCCCCGCACCGCCCAGGCGGTGGCCAGAGAGCTCGAGATCGACGAAGTGCACGCCGAAGTCTCCCCAGAGGACAAGCAGCGTATCGTCAACGAGCTGAAGCAACAGGGCCATCGTGTCGCCATGGCAGGCGACGGGATCAACGACGCCCCCGCCCTTGCGGCCGCCGATGTCGGCATCGCCATGGGCACCGGCACCGATGTCGCCATCGAAAGCGCCGGACTCACCCTGGTGAAAGGCGACCTGCGGGGCATCGTCGGCGGCTTGCGCCTGAGCCGCAATGTCATGGGTAACATCCGGCAAAACCTCTTCTTCGCCTTCATCTACAACGCGGTCGGCGTGCCCGTTGCGGCCGGCATCCTCTACCCGCTCTTCGGCATCCTGCTCAGCCCGATGATCGCCGGCGCCGCCATGGCCTTCAGCTCCGTCTCCGTCGTGAGCAATGCCCTGCGGCTCAAACGGCTGGCCCTCGATTAA
- a CDS encoding TolC family protein, translating to MHRSLRKDLFSLWAGTLFAGLFIGASLSAAQPSGDRAEPALNSLESYLTRALSANPQMDAFEQRYEAAMQRIPQAASLPDPMLQITHFVESVQTRTGPQENVIMLSQKLPWFGKLSSRKQAASSEAEALWYAYQNQQLMLARRVSLAFYEYGYTGEALRLTKENRDLLRKLEPIVEEKVRGGADLNALLRLKVEIGKIDDRLQSLQQKQVAQSAKLGELLALPGSDTLPLPEWDAPEQFIPDGPSLAAALRATNPELQMLERKVASAEARREIARLESFPDITLGLNYIQIGDPEVNPMTPDAGQDPWGFTVAVNLPIWFPKYNAAKAEALASKRAFESEYDNRLNALRAELTASLANLKDANRRLTLYGDELLGLAEQAVENSRSSYENGKTGILEMIDSERSLLDLQSLYWRAASDAWQQRVVVQTLANQPILGTFQVTQENE from the coding sequence ATGCACCGAAGTTTACGAAAAGACCTTTTCTCGCTATGGGCCGGCACCCTGTTTGCCGGCCTGTTTATCGGCGCGAGCCTGTCAGCAGCCCAACCGTCAGGCGACCGGGCGGAACCGGCGCTGAACAGTCTGGAGAGCTATCTGACTCGGGCTCTGTCGGCCAATCCGCAGATGGATGCCTTTGAACAGCGCTACGAAGCCGCCATGCAGCGGATTCCACAAGCCGCCAGCCTGCCGGACCCGATGCTCCAGATCACGCATTTCGTCGAGTCGGTGCAGACCCGGACCGGTCCCCAGGAAAATGTGATCATGCTCAGCCAGAAGCTGCCCTGGTTCGGCAAACTGAGCAGCCGCAAGCAGGCGGCCTCATCCGAGGCGGAAGCGCTCTGGTATGCCTACCAGAATCAGCAGTTGATGCTGGCGCGCAGGGTATCGCTGGCCTTTTACGAGTATGGCTACACCGGGGAAGCACTGCGCTTGACCAAAGAAAACCGGGACCTGCTGCGCAAGCTCGAACCCATCGTCGAGGAAAAGGTGCGGGGCGGCGCGGATCTGAATGCACTCCTGCGCCTGAAAGTGGAAATCGGCAAAATCGACGACCGCCTGCAGAGCTTGCAGCAAAAACAGGTCGCCCAGTCAGCCAAGCTCGGTGAACTGCTGGCCCTGCCCGGATCCGACACCCTGCCCCTGCCCGAATGGGACGCACCGGAGCAATTCATACCCGATGGTCCATCCTTGGCTGCCGCCCTGCGCGCCACCAACCCCGAGCTGCAAATGCTCGAACGTAAGGTCGCCAGCGCCGAAGCCCGCCGGGAAATCGCCCGCTTGGAAAGCTTTCCCGACATCACCCTCGGCTTGAACTACATCCAGATCGGCGATCCGGAAGTCAACCCGATGACACCTGACGCCGGCCAAGACCCCTGGGGCTTTACGGTCGCCGTGAACCTTCCCATCTGGTTTCCCAAATACAATGCGGCCAAGGCGGAAGCCCTCGCCAGCAAGCGCGCCTTCGAAAGCGAATACGACAACCGGCTGAACGCACTGCGTGCGGAGCTCACCGCCAGCCTCGCCAACCTGAAGGATGCTAATCGCCGCCTCACCCTCTACGGCGACGAACTGCTCGGTCTCGCCGAGCAAGCCGTCGAGAACAGCCGCTCGAGCTACGAAAACGGAAAGACCGGCATTCTTGAGATGATCGACAGCGAGCGTTCGCTACTCGACCTTCAATCGCTCTACTGGCGCGCGGCCTCCGATGCCTGGCAGCAACGCGTCGTCGTGCAGACCCTGGCCAACCAACCCATCCTCGGAACCTTTCAAGTGACTCAAGAAAATGAATAA
- a CDS encoding efflux RND transporter periplasmic adaptor subunit has translation MNKKTVIPLAGVAIAALLIGLAVGRVASSGNHAHESSTAAPEAMADPAKPTIWTCSMHPQIRQPEPGKCPICGMDLIPLVEDSGSDSGPRELSMSEASRALAEIQTSAVKQEYPAVDIRLVGKLGYDETREKSLTARFPARIDELFVNYNGIRVQQGEHLAQVYSPELLTAQRELITAYRADPNSSITRAARDKLRLWDLLPEQIDAILESGEAKDHFELKAPIGGVVVAKNVKEGDYVKTGEPLFRIVDLSVLWADLDAYESDLPWLRFGQKVTFTVESFPGESFHGQITFIEPEVNRKTRTIPVRVNVPNADGRLKPGMFVRGVVQSRLAENGKVYAPELAGKWISPMHPEIIKDGPGQCDICGMDLVPAEQLGYVDNAEAPAPITVPASAVLRTGKRAVVYVEKPDAERPTYEGREIVLGPRAGDSFIVVAGLDAGERVVTNGAFKIDSALQIQAKPSMMNPEGGGPMPGHNHGAATATSGADPAQHPEMSMLEIPAETAAQLMDAYFKMQAALAADNLEAAKEQAKAMMSVTGHSGPLPELLHKMLAADSLDALRKPHFDELSAALIAAAMQSPSAFPEGLLIMHCPMVYGDHGADWLQAKEPLQNPYFGAMMLSCGEVKEVIGE, from the coding sequence ATGAATAAGAAGACAGTCATCCCCCTCGCCGGCGTCGCAATCGCGGCCCTGCTCATCGGACTTGCGGTCGGCCGGGTGGCATCCTCCGGGAACCATGCCCACGAGTCGTCCACCGCGGCTCCCGAAGCCATGGCGGATCCGGCCAAGCCAACAATTTGGACCTGCTCGATGCACCCGCAGATCCGGCAACCCGAACCGGGCAAGTGCCCGATCTGCGGAATGGACCTGATCCCGCTGGTCGAGGATTCGGGCAGCGACAGTGGTCCCCGCGAACTGAGCATGAGCGAGGCCTCGCGTGCGCTCGCGGAAATCCAGACATCTGCCGTCAAACAGGAATATCCTGCAGTCGACATCCGCCTCGTCGGCAAACTCGGCTACGACGAAACCCGCGAGAAATCGCTGACCGCGCGCTTTCCCGCCCGCATCGACGAACTGTTCGTCAATTACAACGGTATCCGCGTGCAGCAGGGCGAGCACCTCGCCCAGGTTTACAGCCCGGAGTTGTTGACCGCGCAGCGTGAACTGATCACCGCCTACCGCGCCGATCCAAACAGTTCGATCACCCGGGCCGCGCGCGACAAGCTGCGCCTCTGGGACTTGCTGCCCGAACAGATCGACGCGATTCTGGAAAGCGGTGAAGCCAAAGACCACTTCGAACTCAAGGCCCCGATCGGCGGGGTCGTCGTCGCTAAAAACGTCAAGGAGGGCGACTACGTTAAAACAGGGGAACCGCTCTTCCGGATCGTCGACCTGAGTGTCCTTTGGGCCGACCTCGACGCCTACGAGTCCGATCTGCCCTGGCTTCGTTTCGGACAGAAAGTGACCTTCACGGTCGAGTCGTTTCCCGGCGAAAGCTTTCACGGGCAAATCACTTTCATCGAGCCCGAGGTCAACCGCAAGACTCGCACGATCCCGGTGCGGGTCAACGTCCCCAACGCCGACGGTCGCTTGAAGCCGGGTATGTTCGTTCGCGGGGTGGTCCAGTCACGCCTGGCGGAGAACGGCAAGGTCTATGCGCCGGAGTTGGCGGGTAAATGGATTAGCCCGATGCACCCGGAGATCATCAAGGACGGACCGGGCCAATGCGACATTTGCGGCATGGATCTCGTCCCGGCCGAACAGCTCGGCTATGTGGACAACGCGGAAGCTCCCGCCCCCATCACGGTTCCGGCTTCCGCAGTGCTGCGCACCGGCAAGCGTGCCGTCGTCTATGTCGAAAAGCCCGATGCCGAACGACCCACCTATGAAGGCCGTGAAATCGTGCTCGGTCCACGTGCCGGCGACAGCTTTATCGTGGTCGCGGGTCTCGACGCCGGCGAACGGGTCGTCACCAACGGTGCGTTCAAGATCGACAGCGCCCTGCAGATTCAAGCCAAGCCGAGCATGATGAACCCGGAAGGCGGTGGCCCGATGCCGGGACACAATCACGGCGCGGCCACAGCCACGTCCGGGGCGGATCCTGCACAGCATCCGGAGATGTCCATGCTGGAGATACCGGCCGAGACGGCAGCCCAATTGATGGATGCTTATTTCAAGATGCAAGCGGCACTGGCCGCGGACAATCTGGAAGCCGCCAAAGAACAGGCTAAAGCGATGATGTCGGTGACCGGGCATAGCGGACCGCTTCCGGAACTGCTGCACAAGATGCTGGCCGCAGACAGTCTCGATGCGCTGCGCAAGCCGCACTTTGACGAACTATCGGCCGCACTCATTGCCGCCGCCATGCAATCCCCATCCGCATTCCCGGAAGGCCTTTTGATCATGCACTGCCCGATGGTCTACGGCGATCACGGCGCCGACTGGCTGCAAGCCAAAGAGCCGCTACAGAATCCCTACTTCGGTGCCATGATGCTCTCCTGTGGCGAAGTGAAAGAAGTCATCGGCGAGTAG